The genome window GAAGGAGCCGTTAGTGGAGCATCATCCAAAGAACTAAGAAGCTAATTGCCACAAAGTCAATTGCAACCCGTTAATAAGATACAAGAGTTACATTAACAGAGTCTAAGTCAAGGCAACCGATTCCATCAGTCAATAACACATTGGactttttattcaataaaactttgattaactattaaaaaaaaaaagttaaactcTACATTAATTTTAAGTGTGAATTTTTTGAGCCAGTAATGTTTTAAATTGATCTTGAAATCCTTCTTAAATTCACCAAGTAACCTAAATTCATCATTACATTCTAAGTTCAAGAAACAAGGACAAATGGGGATCCTGTACAAAGTTTTTGGGTTCAAAGGCCTTTTGAGGACCTCGATCATttcataaactgaaattttaGAAACACTTTGTATCTATATGGAAGACCATGAAGGaatcccaatattttttttcctagatgTATCTCAATGTCAATTTAGGCATGAGAATGACCTGGTTTTTACCATGATAACTGCTGGAAGCATTAAGGACTCCTTAAAACTCTTAGGACAGAAATACACATTAAAAAATACAGTTACTCATACCACCAATTGGGATCTTTCTAGGATAAGAAATTATATGTAATATTCTGGACTTTCTCCAACAATCAGATTATTGGTTGATAATTACAGCATGTACAGCAAGAAATTCTGGATGCTCCTAGATCTCTTAAAAAGATGTCTACAAAAATGAATTAAACTGATAAGAACAGATACTTAATAAGatttctccaaaaataaatttattgcaGAGTAACAACAACAAACATATTTTGCAAATTCATAATTACAAATACAGCAACACTTATTCTCAATGCCCAAACATTagattaagggtctgtttgggatccgcttattttgctaaaactgaaaactttttgctaaaagtactgtagataaagataaaagttagttgaaatagtacagtgggacccatgaatagtacaaaaaataagctgaatagtaaaataagctgactttttaatttgtagccaaacgcacactaactAGTGTCATTCACAAGCACGCTAATTTACTAACATATTCATAAGCAAAGTATCTAATGCGTAATAAAACCAGAAAAGACTGCAAAGTTACCATTCATTGCCAAATTGGCAATAGCTCCAGAAGCCACTCTAAGAATAGTTGTATTTTCCAATGATCGCAACAGCATAAGCAAAGCATCTAAACCCCCTTCCTCCACAATCCTTTTCTGATTAATATCTGAAAGTAATTGAAACATTAGTCAGTATTCATAACAACAATTCTCCTACTCACCAACTCTTCACtcagaaaaaagaaacatagcAATGACACCAGAAGTAGAAAAGAGTCatattaagtattaactaaAGGAGTTGTTCTATGACACCAAAACTAGATGTTATATAGAAGGGACATATAATCTTCTGCCATTGGCTATGAATATTTTGaaatcaaccaaacaaaagcaTGTGGCTATTTAAAAAGTGAGGCACCTAAAACATGAAGAAATGACCAAGCTTATGTGTAACCgagaaatagaaagagaagTTGCTCTTGAACATAAAATAGACCCAAATACAAAAACATCTTCAACTGCTTTAAAGTTTGTAAATGGAGATATGCACAAGTTACTTATGTTTGAGGGTCCTGTCTTCATATGCATAAGTTATCTATTTATGTGTATAAATGTATGCATGTATGTAGATTCTTACTAAAATTGTTCCAAATTTATAGATTTCATGTGAAAATGGAGATATTTTGAGATCTGGCAACTTGTCAGAGTCTTAAAGGAAAGTTTAATCCTTTGAGATGAATGTTCTTGTGTATTTTTAGACTTTCAAGATTTCATTTTTGAGTTCAACCtggacaacaacaacaaacaaatattaatcctaaaattttgaGGTCAACCATGGATCCTTAATAAACTAATTAGGTCAGTCCCATGTATTCTTTTCCATCATTCTAATATATCTGAAGTCATAATCTTTGTTACCTCCTTACTTGCAATTTAATAGAATTTGTGTGCTGGATAGGCATATGAAAATGATTTATTGGGCATATAGTAGAAGTAATTTCTTACGAAATAACTTCAAAAATCATGATGCTTTGTTTATGCTATTTGAATCTTTTATTCTAAGTTATTTTTAATTACCTAATATAAGTGAATTTACTTATATATGCTATCTCTTTAAGCCATTTAAGACATATAGAGGATGAACAGTTTGTAAAAAGTACTAGGCAGAGGCGACATGattacaacaaataaaaatttgaatatctGTATATGTACTATTTAAATAAGATGGTATTGTGACCACAAAAATATCTGAAGACCAATTTCTCCCTCTTAATAATGATATCAGTACTAATAtgtcaaaaaaagaatttcatacTGATATGTTGCATTGTTCTACTAAAGgaggtaaaatttttatttttgataaaagttaAGAGCACCAAATTATTCCACAACATGCTCTCAGAAAGCTTACACATGAATAATGGTGAGAGTTTAGTAATACAATCAAATGAAGCAGCTAtactacaaggctcttggctcCTTTTGAGTTCTTGAtaaagattgtttttttttttttttaaaattttattgataatagaaaaaattattttattagttatagtgtgtatatatttatcacatttatataaaaatttcttGCACATAATGCAGGAAAGGCTAGGGTAGGCCTTTAGCGGTAGTTTTCAAAATAGTTGGCGTAGACCCAACTTGCAGTAATGACGATTTCAGCCGCTATAAACCAGTTTTTTGatagtgttattattattatacgtattgtttttgttattgttattgctATTGTTATCGTTATTGTTATTGTATTTCttcttattgttgttgttattattattatttatttatttttggtagtaTATCTTTGTTTCATAGAAGAATAACTAAATTTTGAGATATAGTAGAATGGAAGCAAAGAACACAATGGCCGACCCTAACTAATATGTGGAGAATCCATACccgaccccaaaattttgggactaagcttgatttgttgttgttgttgtagtatGTCTTTCTTTGTGtgtatcttcttttcttttctttttttttgataaaattcttTGTGTGTATCTTGATTATACTAATATCTTCTTTTGTCTAGAAGGTTGTTTGCAAAAATAGTGGATGGGAATGTCACACATGTAAACAAGACAGATTTTAGAGAGTTTATTCGGAtctaatgggaaaaaaaaaaactattgaattTTACATGTTGTTTCAACAAGTCTTTCTTGGCTAtcaattttatcaatttcatataaatggtttttttttttttttttttttttttttttttgtattgggactattttcaagttcaatttttatttttaatagaacTTATGTTactaataatttatcaataCATGCAAGTGCAATGTCCTATTTTGGCAGTATCAGTAAGGGATACATCCTTAGTTAGCCCACTGCCAAGAAAAGGTTAGTCCACTGCCTAGAAAAGAGATCGTCAACGCCAACCGACTATCAACCACGACGCTAAATGtgtggtaattgtttttttatacaCTTATATATAATAGACGCTTCCCTAGTCCAAATTAGAGGGATGCTTGTAAGCTTGAcgatattttattaattatggACTTTTCATTCCATATGTTGTTTTACTCAAATTGATTGTTACTTATGACTACCTTCTTGAAAGAGAAATCCTATCTTAATTTCATATGACTAACTCATTTTTTTGCTACTAAGAACCATTATAAATATACGTATAAATAATGTCATATATTACTTAGTTGTGCCACAAcactctttttttattcattggAGGGTAATAGagataaacaatttttttttataactacaCAACAATTGTTCCATCTCCTCTTGTGGTTGGCACTGAGTCTCACACGGCCATAGGTCAATAACAATTATACCTATAAAGGAGAATAAAATGTATAAGAGGAATTTACTCGACGAACCCAATGCCTCAATAAAGGACAAAACAATTCATATTTATCTTTAAGTTGGTAGTCCAATTGGTGATAGCTCCTAATCTAAAGTATCTATGCCTCAAACCTCATTCTATAATTTTATCCTAATTTATATTCAATCAGCATAAATCTTGTTATTGTTATAGACAATCTATGTCTCATAATCGCTCTCCTCTATacatgaccaaaccatctcaaataattctttttcatcttttcatcaataggagCCACCCCTATCATTAAGCAATTCTTTGTTTCGAATCCtatattttcttgtattttcatTCATCCATCATAAGAGTTTCAGTGAACCAAAATTTAATACAATATAACCTTGTCTAATTCCAGAATAGAAATTTAAAGAATACAatgttttaatataaataattgttatctttaattaactttttatataaGCTTATGATAAGTTTTATGTAGAGCTCAAAGTAACTGTATATAGTGGTAATGGTAAGCTGAAAAACCACTATGATAGTTTAATATTTAGAAAAGTAGAAAATTCATTATGAGATGGGGTAACAAAACTGGGCAGCTTCTATTTAGCGCAATGACTGGGATCCAACCAAAGACTAGACCTAGATTGAGGCAAATTAATCAGTTCTTAATCTTCACAGATTATCTAAATATAAATGTTCTACTTGTTTTGTTCCTTATCAAACAACTTATACATATTAATGtattttatctccaaaaaaaaaaaaaaaaacttatacgtATACTCTTGAGTGTATGGGACAAACATTTTCAGTATGTGAATTTCAAagtcttttcatttttgtaacACAAGTTTAGTACAGGGAAGGCTATTttcttaatccttttttttttcctctaaattttttattttgatcaagTGACTGAAATCTTCAAAATCTATAAagtgaaaagataaaaaagtagGGAAAGAATGCCACTACAGAAGCACTGACCAATATACAAATGAAGAGGGAAGGATTTAAAAAGAAACAGGTTTCACAGAACTCTATTGTGAAAACAAATTGGTCAGCGTCATTTCAGACATGTAGAAATTATAGGCAAATGAGGTGCACCTTCAGCAGCAAGATTGGCTACCACCTTCACAGCGTGAACTTGGACGTCTGAGTCTTCAGATGTCAACAATTGTAAAATCTTTTGAAGCCCAACTGTATTGTGAAGTCCAAACAACTTGTAAATCATAGTATCTATAGAAGTCACAACagggaagaaaaacaaaagaattaagCAAACTTTATTTGGCCCTATCACTGATGAAATCTTGCCTTCTTCACATATCTTTGCAATTGTGGCCCTCTGACCAGAGATATTCTCTCTTAATGGATTTGACCTGTATGAACCCATTCGGTTCCCAAATTCTGAAGATCCTTTACTTAATTCTTCCTTCATATAAGATTTCTTGTCCTGTAGAACATTCAAATGTGAGGcctaaaatacaaataaaatattttcataatgaGGATGCATGAAACAAATTACCTCAAAGTCATTCTCATTTTCAGGTACAGCCCTCTTTAGTTTAAATAGCTCATTTTCAATACCCTTCCTTTGTTTCTCCTGTTCTAAAAGCCTTTGCCTCACAGAGTGAAGTTCttcatttaatttttcctttttacaaGGAAATAAAAGTAATTAGTAATATTTACATTTCAGTTCAAACATAAAACTCAtaacataaataataagttttacATGACTACAATCCAGAAAAACCAAGTCGATCTACACTTTGAAGGAAGAGAACTTAAACCAAACCCATCTGAATTGGTATGTCAACCATACCTTCTGTAGTAATAGATCTTTATTTTCTGATTTCAGGGATTGTAGTTCACTTAAAGTATTTTCATGTAGCTGATACATTTCTTGTAACTTCAACGCAAGTTCATCAATCTGTTTCTGCCCCTGGATTTTGAAACAAATAACAATACTAAGAAATGGATGTATAGAATTCAAAATGAACGATTCACAAAAGGTGAATTATCAGCACTAGGAATAGTTGAAGGGATAGTTGCACTGTGGAAGAATTTGCCTCTCCAAGATAACAGTAGTAGCACTGAGATACAAAAGGGACACTGACTGGGTTCTTAGGGTTTGGCACTTTTAATAGGTGCCCAACAGGGTTATCTCAAAGTAAAATCAACATATAAACAATGGTGCCCGTTATGTTGTCTTCTGCATGGACATATTGGTCCTTACCAAAATAGCAATGAATTTGCTAATTTAAGAGAAATCTCATTAATCAATTACATCattgaaggaaaagaagaagaagaagaagaagaagaagaagcaacaaattaatataagtgaaaaaataaCATCTGTCAATAAGAAGTGTACAGTAAGATTACTGAAATCAGGACAATGCTCCAAATAACTTTAGgctttaacaaagaaaaaatttaatccaCTGTCATGAGTAGCCATATTATCTATCTTGCCAACCATTCTCTTGTCAGTTATCACCCTTAACCTTGAACTTATGGTGACAGAGTTTATGAGTCATCCAGCTGGAAGGTGTCAAAAAGGATCAATGgaataacaaaattttgcttAGCAAGTTCCAATtcacaaattaaaaaagatgAGTCTAAGAAACCTGTATTTCTCAATAAGGGATGTTTGGATGTGCCTTGCAAAGTGATCAAATTGATGTCTTGTTATAAGGTGTTTTAACAGAGAATTTTTAACTAATTATGGGAAAATCTCTGTGATCATAAAACATGCTTATAATAATGCCTTTTACATAGATAAACAATTccctctactttttttttttcctattgttttgtttgtttgatttcttttaaaGGCAGATTTAAATGTATAGAAAATAAGCTGTGCTTTTGAAGGGATCAAGGAGAAAATGGCATCACAGCTCATGATACAACAAAAACAATTGCAGGACTAAAATTGAACCTAAAAGTGAAACATGCAATATTCCATATTCCATCTATCCAAGTATAATTGTTCCTCTGGACATTCAAAACGGGCATGCTCATCCTGTAATTGCTTAACTAGCTCtgctattttattttcatacaTCTGAGTGGTGTCAGCAAGGACCTTCTGATATGTAGAATTTTCCATATGATGTTTCTACTTGCAATAAAACAGCATTAGAATTTTTCCTTGTGTTTCTAAAACTTTTCACAAGATTGCAACATCATTTAAGACAATGTTATATGAGAACACACAAGTGTCAAAGCAAATCATAAAAGAAATCCTTTAAcattttgttcaaaaaaaataacacataagCATGAGCCATATGTGAagttttccaaaaatgaaaaatcccACAAGAAGAAAACAGAAATATATAACATCAAATGCGTAGATAGGGCagagcatagaattcatcattttttaatttcaaccaCAAACCTGAATTGACTTTTGCTGCTCACTCAGGAGCTTCTTCATCAGAGCTAATTGTTCCTCAGCATTTTCAGAGTGAGCACGCTCATCTTCTATCTGTTTAATCAACTCTGCCATTTTCTTCTCATACATCTGAGTGGTATCAGCCAGTACTTTCTGATATGTAGAATTTTCAAGTTGGTGTTGCTACTAACAATCAAACAGCAGTGTAAATACTCATGCCCATATGATCAGAATTCTTTGTGAACATACCAAATGATATTAAAAAGTTTATGGCAAACCAAATAgctaaattatattatacattgGCATCCCTAACATAAACAATAACAGTAGAAAGCTTTACCCAGAAAATTGGGGTTCTGAACATTACCAAGCATATAATCTCGGTAAATTCCATGCTGCAGCTGTCTGCTCTGACGCAGGCATTGGCAGCTAAAGTCTAAGCCGGTGCCATCAATATCACTCAGGTTAAATAAATGTGCATAAGTCATAATATACTCAAATATCAACTGCCTCCAAAGTCCAAGCACAACCCCTCcccaaaagaaatataaaaagcacTAATAAAGTCAAACAAAGCAACTGATCATTTTTCCTAGAAATTGATAATCAATACACCTTTCTACAATCACAACactgtaaataaaaaaaagacagcTAATGTTGCATAGAAATAGGTTTTGATCCCTTCTAGTGGTACaagcccattagcattaattcaGCATACAATGACTACAGTCTTCTTTTGTCCTGAACTAACTCATACAGGTCTTCATTTgtagtttattttatattttaaaataacatatttcaGATCAAATAGGTAGTGCATTCCTTCATTATATACATCTGACATCAGGAATTATTTTTACTGTCAAACCCTTAGCTGTGATTTGTACCATAAAACACTCTTAACAGTCTACTTAATAtttcttcttctccaaaaaaaaaaaaaaaaagcccttaaTATTTCTTATCTAATAATGCGTGTAAAGGTCAGAGTCAAgcatacaaaaaagaaaggggtatagcattattcttttaaaagggaagagaaatttaattaacaaatgGAGACAATCTAGTACACAGGAAGtgtaaaagagagaagagagcagaaatttcaacaaaaacaagaaaacttAGGTCATTGGATCCCCTTGATttggtaatatttttattaaacctATTAATGAGGCCATGTGTTAATGCCTGACCACTCGCCTATAGTCTTAGTAACGAGCTCAAGTGAAGTTGTTTTTCATAGACCCAAAATCATGAGAAGAGCAACTCTTATATGTACAATCATCGAATTATAGGTGCCCTAGAATAGATAACCAATTTCAAATTAAGTTGATTAATAGAAATGTTAGACTACATGGCATCAGTTAAATTGAACATATATATCAGTAgacaaagaaaataagaagataAGGAAACGaacttaaactcaaaatatataaaagggaAGGGGGAGGGGGAATACCTCACTGTGTTTTAAACTCATTTCTAGCTTTGAAACTTTATCCTGCATCAAATTGTTAAGATCTTTCTGATGGTTCAATTCATTTAAGATGCCTTTCATCTCTGATTCCAAAtggatattttctttttccaaaatctACAAGTGTGTACAAGATATTAGtgagaaaataataatcataagaGATTACTGCACAAACATTTCGGCACAGCACTAATAACTAGGTATAATTATAAACAAGTTGGGTGATTAGAATGTGCGAAAGTAAGCATATTACTAGATATTAAAGACCAGTTTTAATGAAGTAAATCTGCAAAGAAGAtaccaacccaaaaatttgtAACAATGCACAAGCAGGAAAGAGAGCTACCTCAGACCTTGTGACTAGAACTTTTCTTGCTTCAGCAAATGAATCATGACACTCTCTGAGCTGTTTTTCCAATTTGTATTTGTCATCATCTCTCAACTTTTGTTGCCTTTCAATTTCTGCAGTAAGATGATCTACTTGACCCTCAAGCTTCCGAGATAAGCTTTCATAATCAAATTCTTCTTTAAGCTTTACCATATTTACTATTTTCATTGCCTGCAAAAGAAACAAGTAATTAATCGGCTTGATATGCAAAACTCAATTACCATTAGAgttgatgagttttattttgttcatcCACATTTAGAGTGAAAGCATCAAAACTATgaaacaacaaccaaaaaaaaaaaaaactctggaACTGACATATCAGGTAAAAAATGAGAGTGTGCATAAGAAAACTATCACTTGCTGCCTTTTAAATGCCATAATGTATGAGCACCTGGTTTAAGAacaataagagaaaaaaaagtaataaagatTTATCTGAAATGGGAACATTGAACATTGCATGCGTCAGTGTCAATAAACCCTTGCTAATGTCTTAGGCTGATGTTTGCTCCAAGATTAGCAGACTGAGGCAAACTCTAGGACAAAACAGCAGTCAACTTGGAATGGTTTGGTTCACTAATCAGTTCTGATACATGGTTAGAAGCTCTGGGAGGACTAACTCCTAAGTGTCACTGTCACAGACATTAAAATCTAAGGCAAAGACTGTTTCCTTTCTAATTCAATCAAAAAGTACTTGCTTTTTAGTGAAAACTAGACCATGAAAGACAGCAGAATTTCATAGTTGACTAAAATTAGATGCcaatatatattatagtttCCAATATTATTGTCTAATACAAGCCACATAGAATTGATACAGATGATAAATGCCGTGTGCTTcgtattttataaattttaaaaagaaaaaagaaaacactctATACAGAAGACAAAAGCTGTATACTTgtatattattgaattttaaaaattaaaagaaaaaaaactcaatgCATACATTCACTTCTTTTTCATCCATTGTAATGCAGATGTCCAAAAAGGGATATGCCAGAGAAAGATTACCAGAGCATTGACTGCTTTTATATTAAAACTGCAATCCAGAACcataaatgttataaaaaagaTTGTACTCAGTGCACAAGGCTCTTGCTTCAGTGGATCTTTTTAAATTACCAATTGATATGGTAACTTTAAttatttaaacacatatttCTAACAATCCCCCTCACGTGTaggccgaaattaacttttaatAGGTGAGGCCTAACACGTGGGagtttaaatgggaggtagagtggagaAGACAAAGATCGAACTCAGGATCTcaggctctaataccatgttaaattaccaattgttccaaaagtttaagctattgagatatggtaaatttaattatttaaccacatATTTCTAATAGATTTGAAGAGTGATGGTTGGTAAGCAACCTTCACCCCTAGTGTTAGAAAGGATGATTACTAAACTTGAACCTGCAACACATCACTTGTGTGGAGTGCACCTGACAGCACCAAGGTTCAACACAAAACCATACATGTTGTGTATCAAATGTGTGTATACTTATATTTAGGATAACAACAACCACAaggccttagtcccaaaattttgaggtcAACTATGGATCCTCGAAAGATTAGTTAGGATTGGCCATATTTCGGATaagtaaatttattaataagacaAAAAGGGCATAACCCAAGTACACAAGAAGTGCACATAGGTACACCAATAACTAAGCtctaaaattacaatgatccataaaatctgaaaaggttgaaaatgaaaacaaacccAACACTATCATCCACTCATACAAGGATATGACCAACAACAATTTTCAGATATAAATTAGACCTTTCACACCCTTGAAGCTTCTAGCACTCctaattaaaaaagagaaattatcATAGCGATAAGAAAAcagggagggggagggggggttaGTAGATGATCAACCACATGATATAGCCTACAAATTATGATAGAAATCCAGAATTTCCACATTATAAAGCTTAATCCAACACACCCGCTGCCCAAACATTATCGTGCTAGCAGTCTCTGCATGGTGCCGTGCAGATGGCCCGATTGTTACTATAAGCGAAGTCCTTGCTGAGcctatttcaataaaattaaagttgaatttcaataaactaaaatcacaacatccaaaaaattttatcaaaataaaataaagcaacaTGAACACAACAATATGCAAACAAACAATCACCCACAAAATGCACAAGGTTTACTCAGGCATAagtataatttctatatatgatCAGATATATACAATTCACTAGTCAGCACATAAACTAGAAatctaaaatatttcatttgaaagtactataaaatgACTTAAAGGATAAAGAAAAAGCACACTGGGTTGCCCATGTGAATTTATAGAAAGAAGAATATTCACACAATCATACGATACAGTCACATTGGTAAAATCAAGATAAGGAGTAGGATAAATAGAAATTCTTGGTCTCATTAGATGCGAAACAATACAGAAAAAAGGTTTGAAATTCTAGAAATTTCagtttattcaataaaaatagcACAACGTAAAAATAATAACCTCCAAATGAATCACGAAGCAATCTTGTCAGCTTAGAATCTCTAGTAGGTATATGTGAGCTGTTTTCAGCCAATGCATTTATACATTTTCCAAGGGAACTGAGAGAAAGGTTAATAAACTTAGCCTCTTCAAGCAATAGGCCTTCACTTCCTGCAACACAAGGATAATAATTATAACAAGAAGGTTGCACTTTCCATAATTTACTATTTACaaaaacatttaatttaatgttcaatttttttttcacaactcaTACCCAATGCATAATTATACTGTCcaatctaaaaattaataaagtagcAATAACAATACAAATAATAATGTTTTACTACACAAGATACTGTAGGAACTAACACCATAAAATAGGTGAAAacatcacccaaaaaaaaaaatcatttaaggCCAAGAATTATTGAGCCCTAAAAAGTGATTAACAAGAAAAGACAACAGTAatgacttatcaaaaaaataaatggtaaagttaaacaaaaaaaggaatCAATTTAAATGTAATGAATACTATAAAAGACAAACCAGATTTGTCTATCCTTTCAGATCCGGCTAGATCCACAATCAGCAACTTGCTTTTTCGGACGATGGGTATGCCATTGCCATCAAATAAATCACTTTTAGTACCCTTCTCTTGAGAATTAATCTCGTCGTTTACTTTTTCATGGACAGATCTTCTTATATGAACCTAAAAAAAGCAAGGTTCAAGGTTTTCattattataggaaaaaaatgtCATGAAAACATTCTTTACAATTTTAGGCAatgattaaaaagaaataagaatcCTGGAAAATATCTACCATGAGAATTGCATGACTACGAGAAGATTCCGTGTTCATCTTTGTATTAGCTGCATGACGGTTTGCCTCACCAACTTGCAGTAGCTGTAGAAAATGATCAAGATCTTGAACTCTGACTACAGTAGCACCAGGCAATGACACTTCACCAGTTTTTGGGTCCTCattaataggaatattagtcTTTTCTGGTGCAAGCAAATCTTGTATGGATTCCATATACAGCTAAAGCAAcaacaagaaataataaaagggTGACCACCCAGGAGAACACTAAACATGCACAATTCTGCAGTCTGATGACAAGTAAGCAGCAGAATGGAAATGATGAAAAGTCCAATGAACATAGTTAATTTTACAATCAAATATATGAATGGCACATAAAATGAGAGGGGAGGGGGAACTTTTGACCCAAAAACCTATCACCcattgtaattttcttaaattgaaTTAAAAGAATAGATTCCACAAACATCTGGTGTGCATTaaatctctatctctctctataCCACATTGGAAACTAAATTTAAG of Quercus lobata isolate SW786 chromosome 8, ValleyOak3.0 Primary Assembly, whole genome shotgun sequence contains these proteins:
- the LOC115955793 gene encoding kinesin-like protein KIN-UC isoform X2 — translated: MVRALEDIIASTSPASDSVEVSYLQLYMESIQDLLAPEKTNIPINEDPKTGEVSLPGATVVRVQDLDHFLQLLQVGEANRHAANTKMNTESSRSHAILMVHIRRSVHEKVNDEINSQEKGTKSDLFDGNGIPIVRKSKLLIVDLAGSERIDKSGSEGLLLEEAKFINLSLSSLGKCINALAENSSHIPTRDSKLTRLLRDSFGGSARTSLIVTIGPSARHHAETASTIMFGQRAMKIVNMVKLKEEFDYESLSRKLEGQVDHLTAEIERQQKLRDDDKYKLEKQLRECHDSFAEARKVLVTRSEILEKENIHLESEMKGILNELNHQKDLNNLMQDKVSKLEMSLKHSEQHQLENSTYQKVLADTTQMYEKKMAELIKQIEDERAHSENAEEQLALMKKLLSEQQKSIQGQKQIDELALKLQEMYQLHENTLSELQSLKSENKDLLLQKEKLNEELHSVRQRLLEQEKQRKGIENELFKLKRAVPENENDFEDKKSYMKEELSKGSSEFGNRMGSYRSNPLRENISGQRATIAKICEEVGLQKILQLLTSEDSDVQVHAVKVVANLAAEDINQKRIVEEGGLDALLMLLRSLENTTILRVASGAIANLAMNEMNQALIMDKGGALLLAKTASKTEDPQTLRMVAGALANLCGNEKLLTVLKEDGGIKALLGMARSGSSDVIAQVARGLANFAKCESRGVIQGHRIGRSLLIDDGALTWLIANSNTNSASTRRHVELALCHLAQNEDNAKDIISGGGVKVLIQISVESSREDIRNLAKKMLRLNPSLQADMHAR
- the LOC115955793 gene encoding kinesin-like protein KIN-UC isoform X1; translation: MASRSSRQSYSHNHNNGSSSSSSSSTSTSSSSSSAAVSSRTTVGHAQPAHNSSGRPKPPSATSRRSVTPNSRTQSFHSDQEPRRVRVAIRLRPRNAEDLLSDADFSDCVELQPELKRLKLSKNNWSSESYRFDEVFTETASQKRVYEVVAKPVVESVLNGYNGTVMAYGQTGTGKTYTVGRLGKEDASERGIMVRALEDIIASTSPASDSVEVSYLQLYMESIQDLLAPEKTNIPINEDPKTGEVSLPGATVVRVQDLDHFLQLLQVGEANRHAANTKMNTESSRSHAILMVHIRRSVHEKVNDEINSQEKGTKSDLFDGNGIPIVRKSKLLIVDLAGSERIDKSGSEGLLLEEAKFINLSLSSLGKCINALAENSSHIPTRDSKLTRLLRDSFGGSARTSLIVTIGPSARHHAETASTIMFGQRAMKIVNMVKLKEEFDYESLSRKLEGQVDHLTAEIERQQKLRDDDKYKLEKQLRECHDSFAEARKVLVTRSEILEKENIHLESEMKGILNELNHQKDLNNLMQDKVSKLEMSLKHSEQHQLENSTYQKVLADTTQMYEKKMAELIKQIEDERAHSENAEEQLALMKKLLSEQQKSIQGQKQIDELALKLQEMYQLHENTLSELQSLKSENKDLLLQKEKLNEELHSVRQRLLEQEKQRKGIENELFKLKRAVPENENDFEDKKSYMKEELSKGSSEFGNRMGSYRSNPLRENISGQRATIAKICEEVGLQKILQLLTSEDSDVQVHAVKVVANLAAEDINQKRIVEEGGLDALLMLLRSLENTTILRVASGAIANLAMNEMNQALIMDKGGALLLAKTASKTEDPQTLRMVAGALANLCGNEKLLTVLKEDGGIKALLGMARSGSSDVIAQVARGLANFAKCESRGVIQGHRIGRSLLIDDGALTWLIANSNTNSASTRRHVELALCHLAQNEDNAKDIISGGGVKVLIQISVESSREDIRNLAKKMLRLNPSLQADMHAR